One window of Entelurus aequoreus isolate RoL-2023_Sb linkage group LG06, RoL_Eaeq_v1.1, whole genome shotgun sequence genomic DNA carries:
- the phospho1 gene encoding probable phosphatase phospho1: protein MGDSFFNCCSLPPQPPGEEDPHGSRARHENAMASPISPDKRFLILFDFDETIVDETSDDMVVQTAPGQHLPGWLKDTYQEGHYNEYMQRVLGYLAEQGVTESDIRGVMEKLPATPGMLTLLQFLRNRPAYDFEVVLVSDANTFFIESWLRRAGVRALFHRIFSNPATFSRDGRLVLKPFHTHGCQRCPENMCKQSIIREYVSRRTQERGRPYQRVFYVGDGANDFCPALALGPRDMAFPRRDFPMHRLITETHESTPGEFKAVTAPWANAEEVVQRLRKIVTE, encoded by the coding sequence ATGGGGGACTCGTTCTTCAACTGCTGTTCCCTCCCACCCCAGCCCCCGGGCGAGGAGGATCCCCACGGGTCCCGGGCGCGCCACGAGAACGCCATGGCCTCCCCCATTTCCCCGGACAAGCGCTTCCTCATCCTCTTCGACTTTGACGAGACCATCGTGGACGAGACCAGCGATGACATGGTGGTGCAGACCGCCCCGGGCCAACACCTGCCCGGCTGGCTGAAGGACACGTACCAGGAGGGCCACTACAACGAGTACATGCAGCGCGTGCTGGGCTACCTGGCCGAGCAGGGCGTCACCGAGAGCGACATACGGGGCGTCATGGAGAAGTTGCCCGCCACACCCGGCATGCTCACCCTTCTCCAGTTCCTCCGCAACCGGCCCGCGTACGACTTCGAGGTGGTCCTGGTGTCCGACGCCAACACCTTCTTCATCGAGTCGTGGCTGAGGCGCGCCGGGGTGCGAGCCCTCTTCCACCGCATCTTCAGCAACCCGGCCACCTTCAGCAGGGACGGCCGCCTGGTGCTGAAGCCCTTCCACACCCACGGCTGCCAGCGGTGTCCGGAGAACATGTGCAAGCAGTCCATCATCCGGGAGTACGTGTCTCGCCGGACGCAGGAGCGAGGGCGCCCCTATCAGAGGGTCTTCTACGTGGGCGACGGCGCCAACGACTTCTGCCCGGCGCTCGCCCTGGGGCCCCGAGACATGGCCTTCCCGCGGCGAGACTTCCCCATGCACCGGCTCATCACGGAGACCCACGAGAGCACGCCGGGGGAGTTCAAGGCGGTGACGGCGCCCTGGGCCAACGCGGAGGAAGTGGTGCAGCGGCTGAGGAAGATAGTGACCGAGTAG